The Heterodontus francisci isolate sHetFra1 chromosome 4, sHetFra1.hap1, whole genome shotgun sequence DNA window tgtacaggacatacctgggcaattttccacattacagggcagatgccagtgttgtagctgtactggaacagcttggctcggggtgcggcaagttctggagcacaggtcttcagtactattgtcggaatattgtcagggcccatagcctttgcagtatccagtgccttcagtcgtttcttgatatcacgcggagtgaatcgaattggctgaagtctggcatctgtgatgctggggaccaccaCTGCCACATTTGTATTCTGCTCTTCTCCACCCCTGGACAGCCTCTGAGCCAAAGTGCCTTAGTCTGTATTGTGGCTGTCGTCCCTGCAGTCTTTCTCCTTAAACTCACTACCTGCGAGGACATCATACTTGTTGGATAGGACCAGTGTCTGTAACCTTCTCAATCTCTCCTAAGTTCTCACTACCTCTCTCCCCAAGAGTCACACCCTCCCCCTTCCTGAACCTATGCTTTCCTCTGGACTGTGACTGTGTTCTGGATAAAAATATCTAGAAATTCCTCCCCTCCCTCACGTTTTGAAGTGTCTCTTACTTGCACTTCAGCACAATGATTCTGAGCCAGAGTGACTCAAGGGAGACATTTCCTGCAAATGTGGGAATTCGGAACtgtctcccacatactgcagtacCAACTAATACTCTGCCCTGCCATTTCTAGTATTTTTTATTTACTGTTTATTGAAAGCCTGAACTAAAATTAGGGAGTCTTCTGCCAAGCCCTGTACTAAAGCGTAACGTTGTCAAAGGCCAATGACCAAGCCTGCCATACACTATGTACAGAATATGTATAAATATTAATAAGGTTCATCATACCCGAATGATTGATTTGCAAATTTTCAGATTATCTGAATATTTCCTACAGATAAACAATAGTATCTAGTTGTAGTGATCATTTGGCCAGTACCGAATAATCAATGTAACCAACTAATCATGTTAGTAGACAGTcaagaaagcaaatagaatgttgaaATGTATAGTTAGGGACATGACTTAAGTCAAAAGAGGTAAAACAAAAGTTATACCAGGCATTGGTGAAGCCACATCCGGAGCAACGTGTTTAATTTTACTCTGTAAAATGCAAGACATATTTAGAATTATTGGAAGATGTTCAAAGGGGAGCTAAGAGGCTGAGTTTACTCTAAGATGGGCGAGAAAGGCCTTGATAGATGCCAAGGTTTTCACGCAGGCATGGAGATTTTTGATGCAGGAAATTTCTTGTGTCAGGCACATGACTCAAGGACCAGGGAACATACAGGTATCAAAGGAAAATAAAAAATTTAGTCAACGAGTTTTAGTAAAAGTTATAGAATAACCAGCAGGTTGATGGAACTGAAAACTATGGCAAGTTTCAAAAATGGACTGATTTAGAAGTGTtagtaaatttgcagggctataaggaaaaggcaggggtgtgggactaggtgagtgcCCTTGCAgacagcctccttcagtgctgtaaccattctatgattctacaatataAATGGGATACAGGGCTATTAGCTCTAGAGTCATAGTATGGAACTTAATGGGAAGGTTTGAAAGAGTTAATTAGATGAACTAATGGTCCACTGCCCAAATTACTATTGTGTTACTAATGCTATGTTACTATCATTGTAGCATTCCCCATGTGTACTACTACTCAGTATTGAAGGCACTGAAATCAGCTGTTCATCCTTTCTTCCTGTCAGCACTTTAAATACCAGCTACTCTTAATATCACCATATAATTTTGCAATGCTATGGAGAAAAGGGTAATTAGACTTGGAAATATTGtccacaaaagcagagaagtttccATGCTGAAATAATTTGTCTTTCGTCTGTCAGAAATGCAGCCCCATAGAGATTCAGTATCCACTTGGATAATGCAAGGGATGGCTCTGATTCCAGGCAACTACTATTAAACAGCAACATCTCTCAGCCTTAAAAGCTCATATCTTTAAAAGTAACAAAGCTCTGAGTTGAATTTCAACATTCAGAACTAGATCAGACTTGTAAGAGGCAACAGAGGGTTCATTACTGGGAGACCAAAATAGCAGGTGTCCAGGAGATTGCACTTTGACCGATTAACTACAAATGTATCTCAGAGGGAAGACAGTTTTAGCTTATTTTTCAGTCTTTGCATGAGAAGAAATCTGAGCTAACTGCCAGAGTATTATTTCCCTTTAGAAAGTTCAAATTTAACAAGTGGGGTTAGTAGCAATGCATTCCATCGAGCCACCTGCTTTGTCTCATATTAAACTCAGTATTTTATTTTAACCTTCTCTTTAAGCTTGGCCAATCGCTTCTCTCGCTCATCCTCCTCCTCTTGCTTTGTTCGTTTCTCTGCTAATTTGCACTCCAACTTTTGAAAATCCTGTATGGTATAAAAATACATCCAGTAATTGCTTTGTGATTACCTTTATTTCCATAAAACATCTTTCTTTCCTCTATGGAAAAGTATAAGTTGAAGCACACTCAAATTGAAAGTACTTCAACAAAATGTAAGGAGGCTACATATCTTAGGATTACACCTCAAAACTGTACTTTGTAAAATGTAAAATTGTACTAAGAATGCTTTACTAAATACAAACAAAAAACTTAAAAGGAGCATGTCCCCCTATTAGACCATTAAAAAAGTGAACAAAATAAAAAATACTTTGTCTTATTTAGGAACTTCATAAGTAAGCTACCTTCCAACAGACTCACCCTCTCTTGAAACCTGGAGATTTCTCTTGCCACAAGCCATTGTCTTTCTTCTCTTTCAGCTTCCTCTCTCATTTGTGCTTCTAGTCGCAGAaactcctccttctccttcttttGTTCAGCACAATCTTTGAGTATTCTTTTCATTTCGAGCCGCCTCTGATTTTCCTTCCTTTGCCTTTTCATTTTCTCTACTTCTTCCTTCATTTGTTTTTCTTTCTCATGAGCAAGGTCCAGTTCTTTCTGCTTCTTCCATGATTGCAGCTGAGCTTCTCTTTCTTTTCTCTCCTTCTCAAGCCTGAGCCACTTTGCCTTTTCTTTTGCCAGATGCTCTGCATCTAGTTCCTCTTCTGCCTGTGCttgcatcttcagcagcttcacttTTTCATGTTGCTTCTTTGTTTTCCATTTCTGAATAGCCTGAAAGGTAATttcaacagaaaaaaaaaatcagagattCAGGTTTACTGTGATTGATGCTGTATTTCTTTGGGTTACTGGTTCCAATTTTAAAGATGCAGGGCTTAATACTGTAATCTCAAATAATGTCATTCCACTCATGCCAAATGTTAGGACCTGCACAAAAGCaggacagtactgaccctctgattttTCCTTTTTGCAGGGAACAATTGCTCAGCATCTTCCATAATGGGAAATTGAGGATGTGAACCCAAATCATACCAATTTATTGCAGGTCTAGTTTGTTGCACTACTTAACTGGGCTCATTGTGACTTTCATTTATTCTGCACAGCTCTTGGTTTCAAAAATCAATATGTACATTACGAATATCAGTTTGCTACTGAAAAGTATAGCCATTTCTACAGAACTAAAAAATGTTCTGTGTGCAGCAATTCTTACCAGGAAGAATAATGTGGATTGACAGGAAAAAAACATCAAATTCCTAAATTACAATTCTGTTCAACACTTTAGAATATTCTAACCAAATATTTTAACAAGTTCCTACCTCTTTCTGCTTCGCTTCTAGAAAAAGAAATTCTTGGTACCAATCCACATGCTGCATTACGTCCTCAGAGGTCCTCCCAACCAAATACTGCAGAGCCTCTTCAATGAATGATGCCCTTCCTTTGTGTTTTATCCAAACTTTGAGAAAGTCCTGATGGTCAAAATCATCCCAGCCACCTTGGCGTCCAGTCCGCTGAAGGAACTCATCAAATTCTGCAATTTCAGCCAACACATTATCTGGACCAGATTTAATTGATGATCCTTTTGCTATGGTAGTCTTGGTTGTCACTGTTTTTGTTGGAGTCTGGGCCCATACTTCCATTTTTTTTTCCACAGCTGAAATTTCCTGAGTGGCAGTCTTTTCCTCCTTCAGAAGTTCTTCATACCTGAATTAAAAGTGAAACAGAAAACTAATTGAAAATATAATTAAAAAAGAGCTCCATAGTATAATTCTAATGGTGTAAATCAAAACAATACAGAATACGAAATATGtaaaatataatatatatattaacAGTTTTGAATATAACCAATACagaaagcctagagaagtatagaaagtgcaggggtgaagtaaaaaggaaattagaaaagcaaagtgaAGACATGaaaaattggcaggtaaaatcaagaaaaacctgAAGGTGTTTTAtctgtacattaagagcaagaggagaacaaaggaaagagtagggtctatcagagatgtaaaagggaacttatgcatggatgcagaagatgtggccaggttcttaatgagtttttcgtctctgacttcacaaaggaaagggttatagttaaagaggaggagtgtgaaatattagatacgataagcataataagAGGGGAAGTACTTGAGGatctaacatccttgaaagtggataaatcgccagggcctgatggattgcatcccaggttgttaaaggaaggcagggaggaaatagcagatgcactgaggatcatcttcaaatcctcactagatacagggcgAGGTACCAGtcaattggaggtctgcaaacgttgtaccattgttagaAAAGTGTGCAAGGGATAgggcaaataattataggctggtcagtctgaccttggtggtagataaattgttagaatcaattctgagggacaggataaactgccacttagaaaggcacggattaatcagggatagtcagcatggatttgctaggggaaggtcatgtcttactaacttagttaagttttgtgaggaagtaacaaggaggattgatgagggtagttcagtggatgtggtctacatagattttagtaaggcatttgacaaggtcccacatggcaagcaggccagtaaaatgaaagcccatgggatacaggggaatgtggcaggctgGATCACAATTGGCTCATGGACAGGAAACaaggggtagtagtcgacggacagTTTTGCGaatagaaagctgtttccagtggcgttccacagggctcagtgttgtgccccttgctgtttgtggtacatattaatgatttggatttaaatgcggGAGGCAggtttgggaaatttgctgatgacgcaaaaattggccgtgtatttGATAgtggaggatagccgtagacttcagaatgatatcaacagtttggttgagtgggcagaaaagtggtaaacggaattcaatccagagaagtgtgaggtaatgcattttggaagggcaaataaagtcagggaacacacaataaactggaggatattgagaggggtagaagtgagagaccttgaagtgcatgtccacaggttcctgaaggtggcaggacaggtagatagagtggtgaagacgacatatggaatactttcctttattggccgaggtatagaatacaaaagcagggctgtaatgctggaactgtataaaatgctggttaggccacagatggagtattgcatacagttctaatcaccacattacaggaaggacataattgctctggagtgagtacagagcagatttacaagaatgttgcaagggcttgaaagttgcagctatgaagaaagattggcaagtctagggttgttttccttagaacagaggaggctgaggggtgacttaattgaggtgtacaaaatttgaggggcctggatagaatggagaggtcaattaccagggggcacatatttagggtgattggtagaaggattagaggggacattatgaaaaaccttttcacccagaggatgatggatgtctggaattcactgccaggaacagtggtggaggcagaaaccttcaattcttttaaaaggttacctggacatgcacatgaaatgctgtaatctgcaacgctatggaccatgtgctggacgatgggattagattgggcggctagtttttccagccagcacggacacgatgggctgaatggcctccttctgtgctgtaatttttcgatggttctaCAGGATGCTGTTATACGTCTTACCCCTCCCTCAGCCTGAACTCGTTCCTCGATTTGTGTACCTGACCCCATTTCTAGACAATAATCAGCTGATCCAAACTTTCTGGTGTGTCATGTTATCAGTCATCATAAAACTTTTTAGTTTGAAATGCTTGTGGTGTCATGTCACATGTTCCGGCAAGTGAAAGAAACCAGGTTCTCTGTTGCCCCACCAGGTATTACAGATTTCACTGAAACAAAAGCTACAAGGAAAAACTGAGTGGAAGGGAGGAAAAAAAAGTGTTTTTGGCTTGCTATTATTTCATACTaactgaaatttattgaacttgaaATATATTTAAGCTTGTATTCTAACAGGTAGCGTTACGCATGACAAATGCCATATGCCAACCATCCACACTGGACCCCATGCCAACGCCTGTGCATGGTAACTAGTGAAAGCTGCAAGGACTGATGGAAACTTCCTCTACAGCACTTCAAAATGATGTCCCAACAGTCTCTGCAGAAGCTTAGGTGGTAACGCCCACATGCTGCTGCGTCACAGATGATGTATTTTTCTGTTATTTTCCGGAATTTTTCTTGGTGACTAAAGGTTAATATTAGTTTCTGCAAATTGCAAGAATCTACATTATAGTCTGGTAGTCCAAAGGCATTTATATATGTctgagccagttctgatgaaagatcatcaacctgaaacattaaaataaaaagcaaggagaagggtcactgacccgaaacgttaactctgcttctcttttcacagatgctgccagacctgctgagtggttccagcatttcttgtttttataacctgaaacattaagtctgtttctctccacaggtgctgcctgacagatgccagatagaaaatactattgaggaccaggcagaatacagaaggtccacaggggaagtgaaaaaacaaataagagaagcaaaaacagAGCATGAAaacagactggcagctagcattaaaggaaatcccaaagttttctataggcatataaatagtaaaagggtggtaatagGAGGagcggggccgattagggaccggaaaggggatttacacatggaggcagagacatacctgaggtattaaatgaatattttgcatccgtcataacaaggaagaagatacaacccaggcatTGATGAaacaggaggtaagtcagacactagaggggtttaaaattgataaacaggaaatattagataagctgtctatacttaaaagtggataaaacaccagggccggatgagatgcattcaaggatactgagggaagtgagggtggtaattgccgaggcactggccataatttcacagtcttccttagactcgggggtggtgccagaggactggagaattgcaaacgttacacccttgttcaaaaaagggtgtaaagataagcccagcaactacaggccagtcagtttaacttcagtggtgggaaaacttctagaaaaaaaataattcgggacaaaatcaagacaaatgcaggttaattaagaaaATCCAGCagggatttcttaaggaaaaatcatatttaattaacttgctggagttttttgaggaggtaacagagagggttgatgagggcaatgctgctgatgtgctgtagatggactttcaaaaagcatttgataaagtgccaaacaacagacctgtgagcaaacctgtagctcatggaataaaagggatggtagcaacatggatatgaaattggttgggtgacaggtaacaaagagtaggggctaatggatgtttttcgggttggaggaaggtttgtagtggagttccccaggcatCAGCGTTGGTACCgttgctttccctgatatataatgatttagaccttggtgtacaggaaacaatttcaaagtttgcaggtgatacgaaacttgaaagcatggtgaactgtgaggaggatggtgtagaacttcaaaaggacatagacaagttgttggaatgggcagacaggtggcagatgaagtttaatgcagagaaatgtgaagtgatgcattttggtaggcagaacatggagagacaatatagaataaagggtacaattctaaaaggggtgcagcagggaccgaggtgtatatgtgcataagtcactgaaggtggcaggacaggttgagagagcggtaaataaagcatacagtatgctgggctttattaatagaggcatagattacaagagcaaggaaattatgttgaacttgtataagacactagttcggcctcagctggagtactgcatccagtactgggcactgcactttaggaaagacgtgagggcatttgagagagtacagaaaagattcacgagaatggttccaaggatgaggaatttcagttatgaagatagattggagaagttaggactttttTCCTTGAAGAGAATGCTGAGAAGTGAttcaatagaggtattcaaaatcatgaggggtctggatagaatagagagagagaaactgttcccactcatgaaaggatcgagaacgagagggcacagatttaaagtacttggtaagagaagcaaaagtgacatgaggaaaaacttgatcacgcagagagtggttaaggtctggaatgcactgcccaagaacatggtggaggcaggttcaattgaagcattcaaaagggaattagacagttatatgaaaaggaagaatgtgcagggttatggggagaaggcagggaaatggaacggagggaattgctctttcagagtgctagtgcagacatgatgggccaaatggcctccttctacactgtaacgattctgtgattctatgacctcagtatttccagccttttctgtttttattttatatgtaTCTGAGACCTGGTTCCTGTTGAAGAAAAGGAAGTTTAATATGCAAATATCAACTGAATGCAGCATCATTGGTGTCAATCTACTGAATTATATTCTTGATAGCTGTCTGGGCAACATGTTATTTACCAACCATCACAGGTTATACAAAGTCAAACACCCTCAAGAATCTGATGAGGCGCAAGATTGAGACCAGCTGGTTCAGCTGTCCTAGCATTGAATTGACATGCAAGGAGGATTCAAGCTTGGGATGGTAGGAGGAAAGGCGGCAGAGAAATAGTGCTGGGTTGGAGTAGGTGGGAGAGATCAGAATTCCTCAAAGGCGAGAAACAAAGCTGGCCAGACAGTGACAGGAAAGGAAAGAGACAGGAGCGATGGTCCCTTTATCACTTCAAATTGCTCCTACCTCTATACCGCCAATGACTGACATATAATACTTCACCCTAGTGCTATAAATTGCTCTCTCGAGACACAAACTAAATTTATCATCTCCAATTGTACTGCTGGCTGTTTATCCACAGTCCAAGTGAAGATAGTATAGAAGTTTCAGATACACCCACCGCACACCCAACCCCACCCCCGGTATTTAAACTCTGAAATTCTAATAACCATGACAAAGTAGCACAAAGGTTCAATGCAACCATGAAATTCATTTTTATGCTGGTAAATTGAAAGCTgttctgcacagatattgaaaaacacatttgcagactggaaattagtctaagttggcatctttccatctatgaaagatgatggacatgcagcaaacaatccatttaggcggGGTGTCTTCTATTGCTGCAACTTTGCAGATGGCTGttaagccaatccttgagaggcagtttctgccacaagGGCCGCAtatgaagctgccaaatgacgctgtgagttgttgtttacgacgttggtgcctgttgccaagctgctgaagCAACTGGTCACCGTGATAGTGCACAGCAGTCCAAAGGATGTGTCACCACTTCCCTCTTTTGCCAGTTAGTGATGCCCAAGTCTATAGTcagcatttagggccttcatgtcatgtttTCAAGCATTCCCACTAatagtctggccccggctacctcaccatacagaaggtccttgggtatgcgactgtcttccatcccgcggacgtgtccaatccaccgaagccgcctctgtttcattagcgccaacacacttgggagctttgcctttgaaaggactggtgcatttgtgattttgtcctgccaggatataccaatAATGCAACGCAGACAGCGAACATGgacattattgagcttcttttcctgggagctgtaagtcgcccatgttttatagccacagcaaggtgttgagaacacaggccttataaaccatcagaatGGTCCGAAGGATCAGCTTAGCGTTATCCCATGTGTGTTTCAAGAGTCAgccaaagatggtagctgctttccctatgcatatattgagctctgcatcaagggacagattgtccgtcaccgtggacccaagatagcagaatgtgccagccacttccagtgcggtgttACTTACTATGATCTggagtggagatgcaacaccttgtcattACATTCGCAGACTGGAAATATATGCACCATTATTAGGTTATAACAAATTTCAGACACTTCAGGATTGAAGTCCAGAACACTTAAAAACTTACATCTGTCGTTGTTCTTCTTTAAAGACACTGATCGCATCTTCAACTTCTTCCATGATTTCTCTCATCTTTTCTATAACTGAGAACATCACATTTCTTAATCCATTAGTAAATATATGTCAGCAAATGTCATAATTAACATCACTGGTAACAGTTGTATAAATGAACAATATATTTGTAAAGGGTATAGGTTTcactgaattgttacagcgcaggaagatgacattcagcccattgtgtctgcactgactctcctaaagagcaattcacttagtgccatacccccgccttctccccatagacctgcacattcttcctttccgtataactgtctaattcccttttgactgcttcaattgaactgcctccaccacactctcaggcaatacattccagaccttaaccactcactgcatgaaatagtttttcatgtcgcttttgcttctcttagccattactttaaatctgtgccctctcattcttgaggcTTTCACAGGGGGAGCAGTTTTTGTCTAACTACTCGGTCCAGATCCCTCATGCTTTTGACCTGTactccaaggtctaggtcatttataacaggaaaagcaaggatcccaacactgaccgttggagaactccactacaaaccttcctccagcccgaaaaacatccattcaccactactctttgtttcctgtcacccaaccaattctgtatccatggtgcTACCATCCCTTTCATTCCacaagctataactttgctcacaaatctgttgtgcggcaccatatcaaatgccttttgaaaatcctctatcaaatcacctctcagcttctcttctccaaggaaaacagtcacaacttctccaatctatcttcataactgaaattcctcatccctggaactattctgataaatcttttctgtactctctccaatgccctcacatctttcttaaattgcagcacccagaactgtatgcaatactccagctgaggccaagcaGGTGTCTTATattaattcaacataacttccttgctcttgtactctatgcccctcttaataaagcccaggatactgtatgctttattaaccgctctctcaacctgtcctgccagcttcaatgacttatgcacatatatacccaggtccctctgctcctgtaccccctttagaattgttccctttattttatattgtctctccttgttcttcctacaaaaatgaaccacttcacatttctctgcattgaa harbors:
- the LOC137369139 gene encoding coiled-coil domain-containing protein 112-like isoform X1, which translates into the protein MTALATATAGSCGWRPDLVSGEKQQQKQIRVPSSRDSGRKAAFNRELRKQCLQIANLEKDKNTHLFNKRNEFRAEYSTLEEVELKMTHNRKTEKMKVQQQLAKIHHNVKRFQCQLMDVKPTPEFIEKMREIMEEVEDAISVFKEEQRQMYEELLKEEKTATQEISAVEKKMEVWAQTPTKTVTTKTTIAKGSSIKSGPDNVLAEIAEFDEFLQRTGRQGGWDDFDHQDFLKVWIKHKGRASFIEEALQYLVGRTSEDVMQHVDWYQEFLFLEAKQKEAIQKWKTKKQHEKVKLLKMQAQAEEELDAEHLAKEKAKWLRLEKERKEREAQLQSWKKQKELDLAHEKEKQMKEEVEKMKRQRKENQRRLEMKRILKDCAEQKKEKEEFLRLEAQMREEAEREERQWLVAREISRFQERDFQKLECKLAEKRTKQEEEDEREKRLAKLKEKVDAQIRRDPSRLFKHTKGWEEHIKETGQSGGGPMLFLPHRAIPSWRQGM
- the LOC137369139 gene encoding coiled-coil domain-containing protein 112-like isoform X2 encodes the protein MTALATATAGSCGWRPDLVSGEKQQQKQIRVPSSRDSGRKAAFNRELRKQCLQIANLEKDKNTHLFNKRNEFRAEYSTLEEVELKMTHNRKTEKMKVQQQLAKIHHNVKRFQCQLMDVKPTPEFIEKMREIMEEVEDAISVFKEEQRQMYEELLKEEKTATQEISAVEKKMEVWAQTPTKTVTTKTTIAKGSSIKSGPDNVLAEIAEFDEFLQRTGRQGGWDDFDHQDFLKVWIKHKGRASFIEEALQYLVGRTSEDVMQHVDWYQEFLFLEAKQKEAIQKWKTKKQHEKVKLLKMQAQAEEELDAEHLAKEKAKWLRLEKERKEREAQLQSWKKQKELDLAHEKEKQMKEEVEKMKRQRKENQRRLEMKRILKDCAEQKKEKEEFLRLEAQMREEAEREERQWLVAREISRFQERDFQKLECKLAEKRTKQEEEDEREKRLAKLKEKGYSILAAGDVTVLFYEY